GATCAGAGCCATACATCGGATCACCACAGCATGGGTGATGGAGAGCGGAAAAGTGCACACGGATCTGGTGGGTGCGACCTGTTTCCAAATGGATTTTGACCAGGGTGGCCTCTTGGAATGCTTCGAGCGTTTCATAGTGCGTAACTGCATGTTTGCCTTCGGTAGTCACGGCAAAACGCCACCCAGCTGAAGGGTGTCGCCCAATTGGAGCTTCGATAGTACCCGTTAGAGGATCGGGGTGGCCTTGAACAAGCGCATGGTAGGTTTTGTCCACAGTACGGTCCCTGAAAGCGCGCTTGAGTACTGTATATCCACGTTCAGAGGCAGCAACAACCATCACACCTGAGGTACCTACATCAAGGCGTTGCACAATGCCTTTGCGCTCTGGTGGACCAGAGGTAGAAATTCGGAAACCGGCAGCAGCCAGACCTCCCACGACGGTAGGACCATCCCAGCCGACAGTTGGGTGCGCAGCCACGCCAACGGGCTTATTTACCGCGATGACATCATCATCGGAATACAAAATATCCAGACCAGCAACGATTTCTTCCTTCGGCATCAGCGGTGCTACAGGTTCTGGCAAGAGGACATCCAACATGGAATCTGCGACCAAGCGCTCACTTTTACCCACAGGAACACCGTCAACACTGACATCACCTGCGGTGGCGAGCTCTGCCGCTACTGTGCGAGAAATCCCCAAGAGTTTGGACAGCGCCGCATCAACGCGCATGCCCGCAAGTCCTTCAGGTACTGGAAGGGTTCTGCTTTGTCGGTTCATTTGGTCACGTGCTCCC
The window above is part of the Corynebacterium deserti GIMN1.010 genome. Proteins encoded here:
- a CDS encoding RluA family pseudouridine synthase: MNRQSRTLPVPEGLAGMRVDAALSKLLGISRTVAAELATAGDVSVDGVPVGKSERLVADSMLDVLLPEPVAPLMPKEEIVAGLDILYSDDDVIAVNKPVGVAAHPTVGWDGPTVVGGLAAAGFRISTSGPPERKGIVQRLDVGTSGVMVVAASERGYTVLKRAFRDRTVDKTYHALVQGHPDPLTGTIEAPIGRHPSAGWRFAVTTEGKHAVTHYETLEAFQEATLVKIHLETGRTHQIRVHFSALHHPCCGDPMYGSDPALSMRLGLNRQWLHAVSLGFNHPADGRWMEIESPYPQDLQHALDVLRA